A stretch of the Gossypium hirsutum isolate 1008001.06 chromosome D07, Gossypium_hirsutum_v2.1, whole genome shotgun sequence genome encodes the following:
- the LOC121219410 gene encoding protein SODIUM POTASSIUM ROOT DEFECTIVE 2 produces MVRHGHRPLDPQKSKPYSPCSSQLPIILTTRNKSVKPSDVHRKRSAHIHDLTNPPTNGSTRYLLSDRPFIDCLSDSDHVTAKPKHVVVLRVSIHYKGCEGKVKKQISKMKGLISFSIDLATKKVTVISDVTPSSVLASVSKVKNAQL; encoded by the exons ATGGTTCGCCATGGCCATAGGCCTCTTGATCCTCAAAAGTCTAAGCCATATTCACCTTGCTCATCACAACTGCCTATAATTCTTACGACTAGAAACAAGTCTGTTAAGCCAAGCGATGTACATCGTAAACGCTCAGCCCATATTCATGATCTAACTAATCCTCCAACCAACGGTTCCACAAGATATCTTCTAAGTGATAGGCCTTTTATCGATTGTTTATCAGACTCTGACCATGTCACAGCAAAGCCTAAGCATGTGGTGGTTTTGAGGGTATCAATCCACTACAAAGGATGTGAAGGAAAAGTAAAGAAACAAATCTCGAAAATGAAAG GATTGATATCATTTAGTATAGATTTGGCCACAAAGAAAGTGACGGTAATTAGCGATGTAACACCTTCAAGCGTTCTAGCAAGCGTGTCCAAGGTGAAGAATGCACAGCTCTAG
- the LOC107954083 gene encoding uncharacterized protein isoform X2 codes for MTMASSNTPIPVDDEFNEYESAVKRQKSTTSKVWDEMTKLECKNKNDLKAQCNHSSELAFSMGKKVITPLRSSLKPKMVQAVVCLDDWMRAKGFSAEIGCKKDNDDDDDD; via the exons ATGACTATGGCTAGTTCGAACACGCCTATACCTGTGGACGATGAGTTTAATGAGTATGAAAGTGCTGTCAAACGTCAAAAGTCTACCACTTCAAAGGTGTGGGATGAAATGACAAAGCTTGAATGCAAGAACAAAAATGATTTGAAGGCACAATGTAATCACT CTTCCGAATTGGCTTTTAGCATGGGTAAGAAAGTTATCACACCTTTGAGGAGTTCACTTAAGCCAAAAATGGTTCAAGCCGTTGTTTGCTTGGATGATTGGATGCGAGCTAAGGGATTTTCAGCAG aaattggTTGCAAAAAGGACAATGACGACGATGACGATGATTAG
- the LOC107954083 gene encoding zinc finger BED domain-containing protein DAYSLEEPER-like isoform X1: MVKQMQEKFNKYWVEYSLILSCAAILDPRYKLNYMQYCFNTIYDIHASDFVETILSNLRLLFDEYVKKSKSMSSSLAGSSNVSDKNPVDFGLDEHNNNSADFGGYFDESDDYKRYLNEFSTRSEKSQLDIYLEEPELELNSQIDVLDYWSKSSVRYNKLSFLARDLLGIPISIVASELAFSMGKKVITPLRSSLKPKMVQAVVCLDDWMRAKGFSAEIGCKKDNDDDDDD, encoded by the exons ATGGTTAAGCAAATGCAAGAGAAATTTAATAAGTATTGGGTTGAGTATTCGTTGATATTGTCATGTGCTGCAATTTTAGATCCTCGTTACAAGTTGAATTATATGCAGTATTGCTTTAATACAATCTATGATATTCATGCTTCGGATTTTGTTGAGACCATTCTTAGCAATCTTAGACTCTTGTTTGATGAGTATGTTAAGAAATCCAAATCAATGTCTTCCTCTTTGGCTGGGAGTTCTAATGTTTCGGATAAAAATCCTGTTGATTTTGGTTTGGATGAACACAATAATAATAGTGCTGATTTTGGGGGATATTTTGATGAGAGTGATGATTATAAACGGTATTTAAATGAATTTAGCACTAGGAGTGAAAAGTCACAGTTGGACATTTATTTGGAAGAACCTGAGCTTGAGTTGAATAGTCAAATAGATGTTTTAGATTATTGGAGCAAAAGTTCAGTTCGATACAATAAGCTTTCATTTTTGGCTCGTGATCTTTTGGGAATTCCAATATCGATTGTAGCTTCCGAATTGGCTTTTAGCATGGGTAAGAAAGTTATCACACCTTTGAGGAGTTCACTTAAGCCAAAAATGGTTCAAGCCGTTGTTTGCTTGGATGATTGGATGCGAGCTAAGGGATTTTCAGCAG aaattggTTGCAAAAAGGACAATGACGACGATGACGATGATTAG
- the LOC107954080 gene encoding uncharacterized protein: MEDLVPLWNYQEDFDELKLKLQYTSIELESVKMEAYEQIRKYRDEVNHLVNLVKLACQERDEARDQFQKLVNKLMASSSSSSSSTILPQPQPENLLVIAAAKANSSITESNSLSETYNHHPSHGSSPVDSLFDAVTSPDFSSINNNMVDNSLIHNLGKGKTLPEKGKLLQAVMKASPLLQTLLVAGPLPRWRNPPPPLQTYKIPPVSIRACHSKLDNQKPDAYPNPSSTVVKQLNNSSPMCPQMIRGSGQSCSVAMLDFAASASASGVSNGANSQISFLAGKRQRLQ, from the exons ATGGAAGACTTGGTTCCCTTGTGGAACTATCAAGAG GATTTTGATGAACTGAAACTCAAGCTTCAATACACTAGTATTGAGCTAGAGTCGGTGAAAATGGAAGCATATGAACAAATAAGGAAATACAGGGATGAAGTGAACCATTTGGTGAATCTTGTAAAACTTGCTTGCCAAGAAAGAGATGAAGCAAGAGATCAGTTCCAAAAGCTAGTTAACAAGTTaatggcttcttcttcttcttcttcttcttctacaaTCCTCCCTCAACCCCAGCCTGAAAATCTGCTTGTGATTGCAGCAGCAAAAGCAAACTCAAGCATAACTGAATCAAACAGTTTATCTGAGACGTATAATCATCACCCCTCACATGGGTCTTCCCCAGTAGATTCCTTGTTTGATGCAGTCACTTCACCAGATTTTTCAAGCATTAATAATAACATGGTTGACAACAGTTTGATTCATAACCTTGGAAAGGGGAAAACTTTGCCTGAAAAAGGGAAGCTTTTGCAAGCTGTAATGAAAGCAAGCCCTCTTCTTCAAACACTTCTCGTTGCTGGGCCCCTTCCTCGATGGCGAAATCCCCCACCGCCTTTGCAAACTTACAAAATCCCACCTGTTTCCATCAGAGCTTGTCATTCTAAACTTGATAACCAGAAACCAGATGCCTATCCCAATCCCAGTTCTACTGTTGTAAAACAATTGAACAACTCATCACCAATGTGCCCTCAAATGATTCGTGGGTCTGGTCAGTCATGTTCAGTCGCTATGTTGGATTTTGCAGCTTCTGCTTCTGCCTCTGGGGTGAGCAATGGTGCTAACTCTCAAATCTCATTCCTAGCAGGAAAGCGCCAAAGGCTTCAATGA
- the LOC107954082 gene encoding 60S ribosomal protein L23A, which yields MAPKVEKKSDPKAQALKAAKAVKSGATFKKKAKKIRTKVTFHRPRTLKKDRTPKYPRISAPPRNKLDHYQILKFPLTTESAMKKIEDNNTLVFIVDIRADKKKIKDAVKKMYDIQAKKVNTLIRPDGTKKAYVRLTPEYDALDVANKIGII from the exons ATGGCCCCCAAAG TTGAGAAGAAATCAGATCCAAAGGCACAGGCCTTGAAAGCAGCGAAAGCAGTGAAATCTGGAGCCACATTTAAGAAGAAGGCCAAGAAGATCCGAACCAAGGTTACATTCCACAGGCCAAGGACCTTGAAGAAGGATAGGACCCCAAAGTACCCTCGCATTAGTGCTCCACCAAGGAACAAGCTTGATCATTATCAGATTCTCAAGTTTCCCCTCACGACTGAGTCTGCAATGAAGAAGATTGAAGACAACAACACTTTGGTTTTCATTGTTGACATTCGTGCTGATAAGAAGAAGATTAAAGATGCTGTCAAGAAGATGTATGATATTCAGGCCAAGAAAGTTAACACCTTGATCAG GCCTGATGGAACAAAGAAAGCATACGTTAGGTTGACACCCGAATACGATGCCTTGGACGTTGCAAACAAAATTGGTATTATCTAA